The Thermococcus sp. genome window below encodes:
- the cas6 gene encoding CRISPR-associated endoribonuclease Cas6 translates to MNSIHSVTFMMRGETLRFAIRLSPGREPYRVPFNHLHYIQGLIYRRIQRKDPELSLKLHNPRVPKFFTYSLFMTERREFVERRPYFLGRGGAYFYFSTAVPEIAEAFIGGLLEKPEVELWGERFILREIRALYEPERLSGKKLVTLSPIAVSTTRPLFGKPRSYDLAPTDPEFYEHLRENLIEKYAALTGKPPESGELEVRVYLAKPKRFEVKPGIYQRAWHLVFRARGDEGLLRVGYLAGFGEKNSIGFGMVKVDGRRRT, encoded by the coding sequence ATGAACTCAATACATTCTGTAACTTTCATGATGAGGGGTGAGACCTTGCGTTTTGCAATAAGACTCTCACCGGGAAGAGAACCCTACAGGGTTCCGTTCAACCACCTTCACTACATCCAGGGGCTCATCTACAGGAGAATCCAGCGGAAAGACCCCGAGCTCAGCTTAAAGCTCCACAATCCCAGGGTTCCAAAGTTCTTCACGTACTCCCTTTTCATGACGGAGAGGCGGGAGTTCGTGGAGAGAAGACCCTACTTCCTCGGCCGCGGCGGGGCTTACTTCTACTTTTCCACAGCTGTCCCCGAGATAGCGGAGGCGTTCATAGGCGGACTGCTCGAAAAACCCGAGGTCGAGCTATGGGGCGAGCGGTTCATCCTGAGGGAGATCCGGGCCCTCTACGAGCCTGAAAGGCTGAGCGGCAAGAAGCTGGTTACCCTTTCGCCGATAGCGGTTTCAACAACGAGACCCCTCTTTGGAAAGCCGAGGAGCTACGATCTGGCACCTACAGACCCGGAGTTCTACGAGCATCTCAGAGAGAACCTCATCGAGAAGTACGCAGCTTTAACGGGGAAACCGCCCGAGAGCGGCGAACTGGAGGTCAGGGTATATCTCGCCAAGCCGAAGCGCTTCGAGGTAAAGCCCGGCATCTACCAGAGGGCGTGGCATCTGGTCTTCCGTGCGAGGGGCGACGAGGGCCTTCTTAGGGTGGGTTATTTAGCCGGCTTCGGGGAGAAGAACTCCATTGGTTTTGGAATGGTGAAGGTTGATGGGAGAAGAAGAACTTAG
- a CDS encoding acetate--CoA ligase family protein — protein MDRIEKAKEIIEKAKAENRPLVEPEAKEILRLYGIPVPDFKVATNEEEAVEFSREIGYPVVMKIVSPQIIHKSDAGGVKINIKNDEEARKAFREIMENAREYKPDADLWGVIIYKMLPLGKEVIVGMIRDPQFGPAVMFGLGGIFVEILKDVSFRVAPITKEEALEMIKEIKAYPILAGARGEKPVDIDALADIIVKVGELALELPEIKELDINPIFAYEDSAIAVDARMLL, from the coding sequence ATGGACAGGATTGAAAAGGCCAAGGAGATAATTGAGAAGGCGAAGGCCGAGAACAGGCCCCTTGTCGAGCCCGAGGCGAAGGAGATACTCAGACTCTACGGCATCCCCGTCCCGGACTTCAAGGTTGCCACCAACGAGGAAGAGGCTGTAGAGTTCTCAAGGGAGATCGGCTACCCGGTCGTTATGAAGATAGTCTCCCCGCAGATCATCCACAAGAGCGACGCCGGCGGCGTCAAGATAAACATCAAGAACGATGAAGAGGCGAGAAAGGCCTTCAGGGAGATAATGGAGAACGCAAGGGAGTACAAGCCAGATGCCGACCTCTGGGGCGTCATCATTTACAAGATGCTCCCGCTCGGCAAGGAGGTCATAGTCGGTATGATTCGCGACCCGCAGTTCGGTCCAGCAGTGATGTTCGGCCTCGGTGGAATCTTCGTTGAGATACTCAAGGACGTAAGCTTCCGCGTCGCTCCGATAACGAAGGAAGAGGCCCTTGAGATGATAAAGGAGATAAAGGCATACCCGATATTAGCGGGGGCGCGCGGGGAGAAGCCGGTAGATATTGACGCCCTTGCAGACATCATCGTCAAGGTCGGCGAGCTCGCCCTTGAGCTTCCCGAGATTAAGGAGCTCGACATCAACCCGATATTCGCCTATGAGGACTCTGCCATAGCCGTTGACGCGAGGATGCTTCTCTGA
- a CDS encoding DUF4139 domain-containing protein, whose translation MRKKGILAVAGALIILFAVFTFHSESAVSSNTTVVLYNSAKIGVVEEVKGVELEAGLNDVPLEELAGLDVAEAVVRPLDKGVEVLGIFARNPTGTYSANVGSEVEVKLKDGETISGKFLGLKDGKIAIEGDGYYLIEPGEVVYFKVRKLGEKGSVYAVLKAEKAGKYRVSITYRVDNMGWESRYRLYLGEEAELQGYVVINNPTALNFKGAKVLLVAGSVQFYGFQPRILYAKAESTSEVQVGQPEKVEAFYLYRLGIVDLKASSTSVYPYVHIESPFERQYLYESWAYSRSGPVYESVSFKTDKVLPAGVVEIYRETEDGPLLIGETRIGHTPKGDTVRIGVGRDYDLRGTTTVLEERHDDGKAYYKIRITIENFGNETKTVIVRHHKRGKLISSTVEPLEETADYVEFQLTVKPGEKKEIVFDYASSS comes from the coding sequence ATGAGAAAGAAAGGCATTCTTGCCGTCGCGGGTGCTTTGATAATCCTCTTTGCAGTCTTCACCTTCCACAGTGAGAGCGCCGTTTCGAGCAACACAACCGTTGTGCTCTACAACTCGGCCAAGATAGGTGTCGTCGAGGAGGTTAAGGGGGTTGAACTTGAGGCGGGCCTGAACGACGTCCCCCTTGAGGAGCTGGCCGGACTCGACGTGGCGGAGGCCGTTGTGAGACCCCTTGATAAGGGCGTGGAGGTTCTCGGGATATTTGCCCGGAACCCGACCGGAACGTACAGCGCCAACGTCGGAAGCGAAGTCGAGGTGAAGCTCAAGGACGGGGAAACAATCTCGGGCAAGTTCCTCGGGCTAAAGGACGGGAAGATAGCAATCGAAGGGGACGGCTATTACCTCATCGAGCCGGGGGAGGTCGTCTATTTCAAGGTCAGAAAACTCGGCGAGAAGGGGAGCGTTTACGCTGTCCTGAAGGCCGAGAAAGCGGGCAAATACAGGGTGAGCATCACATACCGGGTCGATAACATGGGCTGGGAGAGCAGGTACAGGCTCTACCTCGGAGAGGAGGCTGAACTCCAGGGCTACGTCGTCATAAACAACCCAACGGCACTGAACTTCAAGGGTGCGAAGGTTCTCCTAGTTGCCGGGAGCGTCCAGTTCTACGGCTTCCAGCCGAGGATTCTCTACGCCAAGGCCGAGTCAACCTCTGAGGTCCAGGTCGGTCAGCCTGAGAAGGTTGAGGCCTTCTACCTCTACAGGCTCGGCATAGTTGATCTGAAGGCGTCGAGCACCTCGGTCTATCCCTACGTTCACATTGAGAGCCCCTTTGAGAGGCAGTACCTCTACGAGAGCTGGGCCTACAGCAGGAGCGGGCCCGTCTACGAGTCCGTCTCCTTCAAGACCGACAAGGTTCTTCCCGCTGGAGTGGTGGAGATTTACAGGGAAACCGAGGACGGCCCTCTCCTCATCGGGGAAACGAGAATCGGACACACACCCAAGGGAGACACCGTGAGAATAGGGGTGGGCAGGGATTACGACCTTAGGGGAACGACGACTGTTCTGGAGGAGCGCCACGATGACGGAAAGGCCTACTACAAGATAAGGATAACGATAGAAAACTTCGGCAACGAGACCAAGACTGTGATAGTGAGGCACCACAAGAGGGGGAAGCTGATAAGCTCGACCGTTGAGCCACTTGAGGAGACCGCTGACTACGTTGAGTTTCAACTCACGGTGAAGCCCGGGGAAAAGAAGGAGATAGTCTTTGACTACGCTAGCTCTTCCTGA